The bacterium sequence GCATCTTTTGGGTTGATTCTGTTGCCAGAAATCCACCCTCTACCAGTGAATCGTGGAACATCCGCAGGACGTCAACGCGCTGTTGCAGACTTAAGTGCAGCAGGACGTTCTTACAAACAATCAGACCGAAGTCTTTTTTAACTGTCTGCAGAGTTGTTAGATCGTGTTCTTTGAAAGAAACCGATTGCTTAATTGATTCATCGAGAGTGTAACGTCCAGAATCTCCTGCCGGTACAAAGTATTTTTTAAGAACTTCTTCCGGTATTCGTTTGACTTGTTCATCCGAATAGGAGGCCTTGTTAATTAAGTCGCCAAAACTACCATTGAGGTCTGTCGCGCAGATGCGGACATTTCGGAATTGAAATTGCCCCATGTTCTCTCGCAGCAGAATGGCTAAAGTGAATGGTTCTTCTCCCGTCGCGCACCCAGCATCCCAGATATCGAGATATCTACGAGTCCTGAGCTGCGGGAGAACATGCTCCTCAATTAGGTCAAGCGTATGCTGGTCTCTAAAAAAGAACGTAAATGCCATAGTATTAAGCCACCATCTGACTGACGGCATCGATATCGATCACCATCGTCGTGTCGAGCAAAATAATCACTCGATCTTGTAACTGGGCTAAACCACTGAGGAAGCGTTTTGTTTCATCAATGGTGATGGTCGGGGGTGGTTGGACTTGATCGTCCGCGATTTCCACAACATCAGAAACCGCATCGCCACGCAGGCCAAAGGTTTTGCCGTCGAAATTAACGACTACGACAATGCTTTGGTCTTCTTCGTTCATCGGTGGCATTCCTAATCTTGTGCGCAGGTCAATAACTGCGATAATCGAACCTCGCAGGTTGATGACCCCCAGGACATAATCAGGCGCATTTGGAATGCTTGTTGCAGGTGAATAGGTTCGAATTTCCTGCACCTCCAACAAAGGCACTCCATAGGTTTCGCTTCCCAGTTCGAATGCTAAGAACTGATGGGAAGACGAATCCGAACCCTGGTTCTCTGTGCGAGTAACTTTCATTAACTAACCTCCTCTGTTCTCTGTCCGTTAAGTTTTAGGACAGGCATA is a genomic window containing:
- a CDS encoding CheR family methyltransferase, which codes for MPSVRWWLNTMAFTFFFRDQHTLDLIEEHVLPQLRTRRYLDIWDAGCATGEEPFTLAILLRENMGQFQFRNVRICATDLNGSFGDLINKASYSDEQVKRIPEEVLKKYFVPAGDSGRYTLDESIKQSVSFKEHDLTTLQTVKKDFGLIVCKNVLLHLSLQQRVDVLRMFHDSLVEGGFLATESTQKMPVEAQKWFRPVASDGPVFQRIN
- a CDS encoding chemotaxis protein CheW, whose translation is MKVTRTENQGSDSSSHQFLAFELGSETYGVPLLEVQEIRTYSPATSIPNAPDYVLGVINLRGSIIAVIDLRTRLGMPPMNEEDQSIVVVVNFDGKTFGLRGDAVSDVVEIADDQVQPPPTITIDETKRFLSGLAQLQDRVIILLDTTMVIDIDAVSQMVA